A genomic window from Serratia liquefaciens includes:
- the ftsH gene encoding ATP-dependent zinc metalloprotease FtsH, protein MAKNLILWLVIAVVLMSVFQSFGPSESNGRRVDYSTFMSELTQDQVREARINGREINVTKKDSNKYTTYIPVNDPKLLDTLLTKNVKVVGEPPEEPSLLASIFISWFPMLLLIGVWIFFMRQMQGGGGKGAMSFGKSKARMLTEDQIKTTFADVAGCDEAKDEVSELVEYLREPSRFQKLGGKIPKGVLMVGPPGTGKTLLAKAIAGEAKVPFFTISGSDFVEMFVGVGASRVRDMFEQAKKAAPCIIFIDEIDAVGRQRGAGLGGGHDEREQTLNQMLVEMDGFEGNEGIIVIAATNRPDVLDPALLRPGRFDRQVVVGLPDVRGREQILKVHSRRVPLAPDVDASVLARGTPGFSGADLANLVNEAALFAARGNKRVVSMVEFEKAKDKIMMGAERRSMVMTEAQKESTAYHEAGHAIIGRLVPEHDPVHKVTIIPRGRALGVTFFLPEGDAISASRQKLESQISTLYGGRLAEEIIYGPEKVSTGASNDIKVATSIARNMVTQWGFSEKLGPLLYAEEEGEVFLGRSVAKAKHMSDETARIIDQEVKSLIERNYVRARALLMENMDILHSMKDALMKYETIDAPQIDDLMNRKDVRPPAGWDDVGKGSNSDNGGTPKAPTPVDEPRTPNPGNTMSEQLDK, encoded by the coding sequence ATGGCGAAAAACCTAATTCTCTGGTTAGTCATCGCGGTAGTGTTGATGTCTGTATTCCAGAGCTTTGGGCCCAGCGAGTCGAATGGCCGTAGGGTGGATTACTCTACCTTCATGTCCGAACTGACCCAAGATCAGGTTCGCGAAGCGCGAATCAATGGACGTGAAATTAACGTTACCAAGAAAGACAGTAACAAATACACGACCTACATCCCTGTCAACGATCCTAAGTTGCTGGATACGTTGTTGACCAAGAATGTGAAAGTGGTTGGTGAACCGCCTGAAGAGCCGAGTTTGCTGGCTTCTATCTTTATTTCATGGTTCCCGATGCTGTTGCTGATCGGGGTCTGGATCTTCTTCATGCGTCAAATGCAAGGCGGCGGCGGCAAGGGCGCGATGTCCTTCGGCAAGAGCAAGGCCCGCATGCTGACGGAAGACCAGATCAAAACCACTTTTGCTGACGTTGCCGGTTGTGACGAAGCAAAAGACGAAGTAAGCGAACTGGTGGAATACCTGCGCGAGCCGAGCCGTTTCCAGAAGCTGGGCGGCAAGATCCCGAAAGGCGTGCTGATGGTTGGCCCGCCGGGGACAGGTAAAACCCTGCTGGCGAAAGCTATCGCCGGTGAGGCGAAAGTGCCTTTCTTCACCATTTCCGGTTCAGACTTCGTGGAAATGTTTGTGGGTGTCGGTGCTTCTCGTGTGCGTGACATGTTCGAGCAGGCGAAGAAAGCCGCGCCGTGCATCATCTTTATCGATGAAATCGACGCCGTCGGTCGCCAGCGTGGCGCCGGCCTGGGCGGCGGTCATGACGAACGTGAGCAGACGCTGAACCAGATGCTGGTTGAGATGGACGGCTTTGAAGGCAACGAAGGCATCATCGTTATCGCTGCGACCAACCGTCCGGACGTGCTTGACCCGGCGTTGCTGCGTCCAGGCCGTTTCGACCGCCAGGTTGTGGTGGGCTTGCCGGACGTGCGTGGCCGTGAGCAGATCCTGAAAGTGCATTCACGTCGCGTGCCGCTGGCACCAGATGTTGATGCTTCTGTGCTGGCTCGTGGTACGCCGGGCTTCTCCGGTGCTGACCTGGCCAACCTGGTCAACGAAGCTGCGCTGTTTGCCGCTCGCGGCAACAAACGTGTCGTGTCGATGGTTGAGTTTGAAAAAGCCAAAGACAAGATCATGATGGGTGCGGAACGCCGCTCCATGGTCATGACCGAAGCGCAGAAAGAGTCGACCGCGTATCACGAAGCAGGCCACGCCATTATCGGACGCCTGGTTCCTGAGCACGATCCGGTGCACAAGGTTACGATTATCCCTCGTGGCCGTGCGTTGGGCGTGACCTTCTTCCTGCCGGAAGGGGATGCGATCAGCGCCAGCCGTCAGAAGCTGGAAAGCCAAATCTCTACTCTGTACGGTGGTCGTCTGGCTGAAGAGATCATTTACGGACCGGAAAAAGTCTCTACCGGCGCCTCGAACGACATTAAAGTGGCGACCTCGATAGCCCGCAACATGGTGACCCAATGGGGCTTCTCCGAGAAGCTGGGGCCATTGCTGTATGCGGAAGAAGAGGGCGAAGTGTTCCTGGGCCGTTCCGTGGCCAAGGCGAAACACATGTCGGACGAAACCGCGCGCATCATCGACCAGGAAGTCAAGTCCCTGATTGAACGCAACTATGTGCGAGCGCGTGCGTTGTTGATGGAGAACATGGACATCCTGCATTCAATGAAGGATGCCCTGATGAAGTACGAAACCATCGACGCGCCACAGATTGACGATCTGATGAACCGTAAAGACGTGCGTCCGCCAGCGGGTTGGGACGATGTGGGCAAGGGCAGCAATTCCGACAACGGTGGCACACCAAAAGCCCCGACGCCGGTTGATGAACCGCGCACGCCAAACCCAGGCAATACCATGTCTGAACAGCTAGACAAGTAA
- the folP gene encoding dihydropteroate synthase translates to MQLTVRDMTLDLSHPRVMGILNVTPDSFSDGGQHNQLNQALLHAHALISAGATMIDVGGESTRPGAAEVSEDEEIARVVPVVEAIARRFEVFISVDTSKAGVIRESAQAGAHLINDVRSLQEPGALAAAAESGLPVCLMHMQGEPRTMQQAPHYDDLIGDVNAFFQHHIERCNAAGITNQKLLLDPGFGFGKNLAHNYQLLARLSEFHHFGLPLLVGMSRKSMIGQLLNVPPDQRIIGSVACAVIAAMQGAHIVRVHDVKETVEAMRVVEATISAKG, encoded by the coding sequence ATGCAGTTAACCGTGCGAGACATGACTCTCGATCTTTCCCATCCGCGGGTGATGGGGATCCTCAACGTGACCCCGGATTCTTTTTCTGACGGCGGCCAACACAACCAGCTCAATCAGGCATTACTGCACGCGCACGCGCTGATTTCGGCCGGTGCGACCATGATTGATGTGGGCGGCGAGTCGACCAGACCGGGAGCAGCAGAGGTCAGCGAAGACGAAGAGATCGCGCGCGTAGTCCCCGTCGTTGAAGCCATTGCCCGGCGTTTTGAAGTTTTTATCTCGGTAGATACTTCGAAAGCGGGGGTGATCCGCGAGTCGGCTCAGGCCGGTGCGCACCTGATCAACGACGTTCGCTCATTGCAGGAGCCGGGCGCATTGGCCGCTGCGGCGGAAAGCGGGTTGCCGGTGTGCCTGATGCACATGCAGGGTGAGCCGCGAACCATGCAGCAGGCACCGCACTATGACGATCTGATTGGCGATGTGAACGCCTTTTTCCAACATCATATTGAACGCTGTAATGCCGCCGGCATTACAAATCAGAAATTGCTGCTCGACCCCGGGTTCGGTTTCGGTAAGAATTTAGCGCACAATTATCAGCTTCTGGCCAGATTGTCCGAGTTTCATCACTTCGGCCTGCCGCTGTTGGTCGGCATGTCACGCAAGTCGATGATTGGGCAACTGCTGAATGTGCCGCCCGATCAGCGGATCATCGGCAGCGTGGCCTGTGCGGTAATCGCCGCCATGCAGGGCGCGCACATTGTCAGAGTGCATGACGTTAAAGAAACCGTCGAGGCGATGCGTGTCGTCGAGGCAACCATTTCAGCTAAGGGATGA
- the glmM gene encoding phosphoglucosamine mutase: MSERKYFGTDGIRGKVGDSPITPDFVLKLGWAAGKVLARHGSRKIIIGKDTRISGYMLESALEAGLAAAGLSASFTGPMPTPAVAYLTRTFRAEAGIVISASHNPFYDNGIKFFSIDGAKLPDHVEEAIEAEMEKPLTCVESSELGKASRIIDAAGRYIEFCKGTFPSELSLKGLKIVVDCANGATYHIAPSVLRELGATVIAIGVEPDGMNINEKCGATDVRQLQERVLLEKAHVGLAFDGDGDRVMMVDHLGHKVDGDQILYIIAREGLRQGQLRGGAVGTLMSNMGLELALKQLGIPFARAKVGDRYVLEKLQELGWRIGAENSGHVILLDKTTTGDGIVAGLQVLTAMVRNSMSLHDLCSGMKLLPQILVNVRFVGEHNPLESEEVRKITEQVEAELAGRGRVLLRKSGTEPLIRVMVEGEDEQQVTALAHRIADAVKSAG, translated from the coding sequence ATGAGCGAGCGTAAATATTTTGGTACCGACGGCATTCGTGGCAAGGTCGGTGATAGTCCTATTACCCCTGATTTCGTTCTGAAGCTGGGCTGGGCGGCGGGTAAGGTACTGGCACGTCACGGCTCTCGTAAAATTATTATCGGCAAAGATACCCGCATCTCCGGCTACATGCTGGAGTCTGCGCTGGAAGCCGGCCTTGCCGCTGCAGGATTGTCTGCTTCTTTCACCGGTCCTATGCCGACGCCAGCAGTGGCCTATTTGACGCGTACCTTCCGTGCGGAAGCCGGTATTGTGATCTCGGCCTCCCACAACCCGTTTTACGACAACGGCATTAAATTCTTCTCCATTGATGGCGCAAAGCTGCCGGATCATGTGGAAGAAGCCATTGAAGCTGAAATGGAAAAACCGCTGACCTGCGTAGAATCTTCCGAGTTGGGTAAAGCCAGCCGGATCATCGATGCTGCTGGCCGTTACATCGAATTCTGCAAAGGCACCTTCCCGAGCGAACTGAGCCTGAAGGGCCTGAAAATCGTGGTGGACTGCGCCAACGGCGCCACCTATCACATTGCGCCTAGCGTGCTGCGTGAATTGGGTGCCACGGTGATTGCCATCGGCGTTGAGCCGGACGGCATGAACATCAATGAAAAATGCGGTGCAACAGATGTTCGTCAACTGCAAGAACGCGTGCTGCTGGAAAAAGCGCACGTCGGTCTGGCGTTTGACGGCGATGGCGACCGGGTGATGATGGTTGATCACCTTGGCCACAAGGTCGACGGCGACCAGATCCTTTATATTATTGCCCGCGAAGGGTTGCGCCAGGGCCAGCTGCGCGGCGGTGCCGTGGGTACGCTGATGAGCAACATGGGGTTGGAGCTGGCGCTCAAACAGTTGGGCATCCCCTTTGCTCGCGCGAAAGTCGGCGACCGCTACGTCCTGGAGAAGCTGCAGGAACTGGGATGGCGAATTGGCGCGGAAAACTCCGGCCACGTGATCTTGCTGGACAAAACCACCACCGGTGACGGCATCGTTGCCGGTCTGCAGGTACTGACGGCGATGGTCCGCAACAGCATGAGCCTGCACGATCTGTGCAGCGGCATGAAATTACTGCCGCAGATCCTGGTCAACGTGCGCTTTGTCGGCGAGCACAACCCGCTGGAGTCGGAAGAGGTGCGTAAAATCACCGAGCAGGTTGAGGCCGAACTGGCTGGCCGTGGCCGCGTACTGCTGCGTAAATCCGGTACCGAGCCGCTGATCCGCGTGATGGTGGAAGGCGAAGACGAGCAGCAAGTGACGGCATTGGCACATCGCATTGCCGACGCGGTGAAATCTGCGGGCTAA
- the secG gene encoding preprotein translocase subunit SecG: protein MYEALLVIFLLISIGLVALIMLQQGKGADMGASFGAGASGTLFGSSGSGNFMTRMTAVLATLFFVISLILGNLSTNQSKKGSEWENLGQPVKSEQTTAPAAPTKPSSDIPQ, encoded by the coding sequence ATGTACGAAGCTCTTCTGGTAATTTTCCTGCTGATCTCAATCGGGCTGGTTGCTCTGATTATGCTGCAGCAAGGTAAAGGCGCTGATATGGGAGCCTCATTCGGAGCAGGTGCTTCTGGCACATTGTTCGGTTCGAGCGGTTCCGGTAACTTCATGACCCGCATGACGGCTGTGTTGGCGACGTTGTTCTTCGTCATCAGTCTGATCCTGGGCAACCTGAGCACCAACCAGAGCAAAAAAGGCAGCGAGTGGGAAAACCTGGGTCAGCCAGTGAAATCTGAGCAGACTACCGCGCCGGCAGCACCAACCAAGCCGAGCAGCGATATCCCGCAGTAA
- the rimP gene encoding ribosome maturation factor RimP, translating to MSTLEQKLTEMLSAPVEALGFELVGIEFIRARQSTLRIYIDSENGINVDDCADVSHQVSAVLDVEEPITVAYNLEVSSPGLDRPMFTAEHYTRFLGDEVSLVLRMAVQNRRKWQGIIKSVDGEMITVTVEGKDEVFALSNIQKANLVPHF from the coding sequence TTGTCCACATTAGAGCAAAAATTAACAGAGATGCTTTCGGCACCGGTAGAAGCGTTGGGCTTTGAACTTGTAGGCATCGAATTTATTCGTGCGCGCCAATCGACGCTCCGTATCTATATTGACAGTGAAAACGGCATCAATGTTGACGATTGCGCTGATGTCAGCCACCAGGTCAGCGCTGTATTGGACGTCGAAGAGCCAATCACTGTCGCTTACAACTTGGAAGTCTCCTCTCCTGGCCTTGATCGCCCGATGTTCACCGCCGAACACTATACTCGTTTCCTCGGTGATGAAGTCAGCTTGGTCCTGCGTATGGCCGTACAGAACCGTCGCAAATGGCAGGGCATTATCAAGTCTGTCGATGGCGAGATGATCACGGTTACTGTGGAAGGGAAAGATGAAGTGTTCGCGCTGAGCAATATCCAGAAAGCGAACCTGGTACCCCACTTTTAA
- the nusA gene encoding transcription termination factor NusA: MNKEILAVVEAVSNEKSLPREKIFEALETALATATKKKYEQEIEVRVSIDRKTGDFDTFRRWVAVDEVTQPTREITLEAAQYEEPGIELGGYIEDQIESVTFDRITTQTAKQVIVQKVREAERAMVVDAFRQHEGEIVTGVVKKVNRDSIALDLGSNAEAVIGREDMLPRENFRPGDRIRGILYAVRPEARGAQLFVSRSSAEMLKELFRIEVPEIGEEVIEIKAAARDPGSRAKIAVKTNDKRIDPVGACVGMRGARVQAVSSELGGERIDIILWDDNPAQFVINAMAPADVASIVVDEDNCTMDIAVEASNLAQAIGRNGQNVRLASQLLKQHRDDDRWELNVMTADDLQAKHQAEAHAAIDTFTKYLDIDEDFATVLVEEGFSTLEELAYVPIKELLEIDGLDEDMVEALRDRAKAALTTLALAQEESLGDQKPADDLLNLSGLERSMAFKLAARGVCTLEDLAEQGVDDLADIEGLSDEQAGELIMAARNICWFGDNA; the protein is encoded by the coding sequence ATGAATAAAGAGATTCTGGCTGTTGTTGAAGCTGTTTCCAATGAAAAATCCCTTCCGCGTGAGAAGATTTTCGAAGCGCTGGAAACCGCATTAGCCACCGCCACCAAGAAAAAATACGAGCAGGAAATCGAAGTTCGCGTCAGCATTGACCGCAAAACTGGCGATTTCGACACCTTCCGCCGTTGGGTCGCCGTAGATGAAGTGACTCAGCCAACGCGTGAAATCACGCTGGAAGCTGCGCAGTATGAAGAGCCAGGCATCGAGCTGGGCGGTTATATCGAAGATCAGATTGAATCTGTGACCTTCGACCGTATCACCACTCAAACCGCGAAACAGGTTATCGTACAGAAAGTACGTGAAGCCGAGCGCGCTATGGTCGTTGATGCTTTCCGTCAGCACGAAGGTGAAATCGTCACCGGCGTGGTGAAGAAAGTTAACCGTGACAGCATTGCGCTGGATCTGGGCAGCAACGCCGAAGCGGTGATTGGCCGTGAAGACATGCTGCCACGTGAAAACTTCCGTCCAGGCGACCGCATCCGCGGCATCCTGTACGCCGTTCGTCCCGAGGCCCGTGGTGCTCAGCTGTTCGTCAGCCGCTCCAGCGCCGAGATGCTGAAAGAACTGTTCCGCATCGAAGTACCGGAAATCGGCGAAGAAGTGATTGAAATTAAAGCGGCAGCCCGCGATCCAGGCTCCCGTGCGAAAATTGCAGTGAAAACCAACGACAAACGCATCGACCCGGTCGGCGCTTGCGTAGGTATGCGCGGTGCGCGCGTTCAGGCCGTTTCGAGCGAGCTCGGCGGTGAACGTATCGACATCATCCTGTGGGATGATAACCCCGCGCAGTTCGTCATCAACGCCATGGCGCCGGCAGACGTTGCCTCGATCGTGGTTGATGAAGATAATTGCACTATGGATATCGCCGTTGAAGCCAGCAATCTGGCACAGGCGATCGGCCGTAATGGCCAAAACGTGCGTTTGGCATCCCAGCTGTTAAAACAACACCGTGACGACGACCGTTGGGAACTGAACGTGATGACGGCGGACGATCTGCAGGCCAAGCACCAGGCCGAGGCTCATGCCGCCATTGATACCTTCACCAAGTATCTTGATATCGACGAAGATTTCGCCACCGTACTGGTTGAAGAAGGCTTCTCTACGCTGGAAGAATTGGCTTACGTGCCAATCAAAGAGCTGCTGGAAATCGACGGTCTGGATGAAGATATGGTTGAAGCGTTGCGCGATCGCGCCAAAGCTGCATTGACCACGCTGGCCCTGGCACAAGAAGAAAGCCTGGGCGACCAAAAACCTGCTGACGATTTGCTCAACCTGTCGGGTCTTGAGCGCAGCATGGCCTTTAAACTGGCCGCGCGTGGGGTTTGTACGCTGGAAGATCTTGCCGAGCAGGGTGTTGACGATCTGGCTGATATTGAAGGGCTTAGCGATGAGCAAGCCGGCGAGCTGATTATGGCCGCACGTAATATCTGTTGGTTTGGCGACAACGCGTAA
- the infB gene encoding translation initiation factor IF-2: MTTDVTVKSLAAEIQTPVDRLVQQFADAGINKSETDSVTQHEKEALLAHLNREHGSAPGKLTLQRKTRSTLNIPSTGGKSKSVQIEVRKKRTYVNRDTPEAQQAEAAEQAQREAEEQAQREAEELAKREAEAKRAAEEQAKREAAEIAKRNSAEKEKVTNQHTDEMTKPAQAEKARREAEAAELKRKAEEEVRRKVEEDAKRVAEEARRMAEENGEKWAEAEAASAAVETADYHVTTSQHARAAEDENDAKVEGERRSRTRGGKATKQKKGNKLSESKADREEARAVTRGGKGKRKPSTLQQGFNKPAQVVNRDVVIGETITVAELANKMAVKGSQVIKAMMKLGAMATINQVIDQETAQLVAEEMGHKVILRRENELEEALMSDRDTGAAAEPRAPVVTIMGHVDHGKTSLLDYIRSTKVAAGEAGGITQHIGAYHVETDNGMITFLDTPGHAAFTSMRARGAQATDIVVLVVAADDGVMPQTIEAIQHAKAAQVPLVVAVNKIDKPEADPDRVKQELSQYGVMPEEWGGEAQFVHVSAKAGTGIDELLNAILLQSEVLELKAVRSGMASGVVIESFLDKGRGPVATVLVQEGTLNKGDIVLCGFEYGRVRAMRDELGREVTSAGPSIPVEILGLSSVPAAGDEATVVRDEKKAREVALYRQGKFREVKLARQQKSKLENMFANMTDGEVSELNIVLKSDVQGSCEAIMDSLLKLSTDEVKVKIVGSGVGGITETDATLAAASNAIILGFNVRADASARRVIEAESLDLRYYSVIYNLIDEVKQAMSGMLAPEYKQQIIGLAEVRDVFKSPKFGAIAGCMVTEGNIKRHNPIRVLRDNVVIYEGELESLRRFKDDVNEVRNGMECGIGVKNYNDVRVGDMIEVFEIIEIQRTIA, from the coding sequence ATGACGACAGATGTAACCGTAAAATCGCTGGCAGCAGAGATTCAGACTCCAGTTGATCGCCTGGTACAGCAGTTTGCTGATGCAGGGATTAACAAGTCTGAGACAGACTCTGTAACCCAACACGAGAAAGAAGCCTTACTGGCGCACCTGAACCGTGAACACGGTAGCGCGCCTGGTAAGCTCACGTTGCAGCGCAAAACGCGCAGCACCTTGAATATTCCGAGCACCGGCGGTAAAAGTAAATCGGTGCAAATTGAGGTCCGCAAGAAACGCACTTATGTAAATCGCGATACGCCAGAAGCCCAACAGGCTGAAGCGGCAGAGCAGGCACAGCGTGAAGCGGAAGAGCAGGCACAGCGCGAAGCGGAAGAGCTAGCGAAACGCGAAGCAGAAGCGAAGCGCGCAGCCGAAGAGCAAGCCAAACGTGAGGCCGCGGAGATTGCTAAGCGTAATTCAGCGGAAAAAGAAAAAGTGACGAATCAACATACCGACGAAATGACCAAGCCAGCTCAGGCAGAAAAAGCACGCCGTGAAGCCGAAGCCGCCGAACTGAAACGTAAAGCGGAAGAGGAAGTACGCCGTAAGGTCGAAGAAGACGCCAAACGCGTTGCGGAAGAAGCTCGCCGCATGGCAGAAGAGAACGGTGAGAAGTGGGCCGAAGCTGAAGCAGCAAGCGCTGCGGTTGAAACAGCCGATTACCACGTGACCACCTCTCAGCATGCCCGTGCAGCTGAAGACGAAAACGACGCCAAAGTTGAAGGCGAACGCCGTAGCCGCACTCGTGGCGGTAAAGCGACCAAGCAGAAGAAAGGCAACAAACTTTCCGAGTCTAAAGCAGACCGTGAAGAAGCGCGCGCCGTTACCCGTGGCGGTAAAGGCAAGCGTAAGCCAAGCACTCTGCAGCAGGGCTTCAACAAGCCGGCTCAGGTGGTTAACCGTGACGTTGTGATCGGCGAAACCATCACCGTAGCCGAACTGGCTAACAAGATGGCGGTTAAAGGCTCTCAGGTCATCAAAGCGATGATGAAACTGGGCGCAATGGCCACCATCAACCAGGTCATCGATCAGGAAACCGCGCAGCTGGTTGCCGAAGAGATGGGCCACAAAGTTATCCTGCGTCGTGAGAACGAGCTGGAAGAAGCGCTGATGAGCGACCGTGATACCGGTGCAGCGGCTGAGCCACGTGCGCCAGTCGTGACCATCATGGGCCACGTCGACCACGGTAAAACTTCTTTGCTGGACTACATCCGCTCCACCAAGGTGGCAGCAGGCGAGGCCGGCGGTATTACCCAGCATATCGGTGCTTACCACGTAGAAACCGACAACGGCATGATCACCTTCCTGGATACCCCAGGCCACGCAGCCTTTACTTCAATGCGTGCCCGTGGTGCTCAGGCGACTGACATCGTTGTACTGGTTGTTGCTGCCGACGACGGCGTGATGCCGCAAACCATCGAAGCTATCCAGCATGCGAAAGCAGCGCAGGTGCCGTTGGTGGTTGCAGTGAACAAAATTGACAAGCCGGAAGCCGATCCGGATCGCGTTAAGCAAGAACTGTCCCAGTACGGCGTTATGCCGGAAGAGTGGGGCGGCGAAGCTCAGTTCGTTCACGTATCTGCGAAAGCCGGTACCGGTATCGACGAACTGTTGAACGCTATCCTGTTGCAGTCCGAAGTTCTCGAACTGAAAGCGGTACGCAGCGGCATGGCCAGCGGCGTAGTTATCGAATCCTTCCTGGATAAAGGTCGTGGTCCGGTTGCTACCGTACTGGTACAGGAAGGTACGCTGAACAAAGGCGATATCGTTCTGTGTGGCTTCGAATACGGCCGCGTGCGTGCGATGCGTGACGAGCTGGGTCGCGAAGTGACCTCTGCGGGTCCTTCTATTCCGGTTGAGATCCTGGGCCTGTCCAGCGTTCCTGCCGCCGGTGATGAAGCGACCGTGGTCCGTGACGAGAAGAAAGCGCGTGAAGTTGCGCTGTACCGTCAAGGCAAGTTCCGCGAAGTTAAACTGGCGCGTCAGCAGAAATCTAAACTGGAAAACATGTTTGCGAACATGACCGACGGTGAAGTTTCTGAGCTGAACATCGTACTGAAATCCGACGTACAGGGTTCTTGTGAAGCCATCATGGATTCACTGTTGAAACTCTCTACCGACGAAGTGAAAGTGAAGATTGTTGGTTCTGGCGTCGGCGGTATCACTGAAACCGACGCAACGCTGGCAGCCGCTTCCAACGCCATCATCCTGGGCTTCAACGTCCGTGCCGACGCTTCTGCGCGCCGCGTGATTGAAGCAGAAAGCCTGGATCTGCGTTACTACTCCGTGATCTATAACCTGATCGACGAAGTGAAGCAGGCGATGAGCGGTATGTTGGCGCCTGAGTACAAGCAGCAGATCATCGGTCTGGCAGAAGTGCGTGACGTGTTCAAATCACCTAAGTTCGGTGCTATTGCCGGTTGTATGGTTACCGAAGGTAACATCAAACGTCACAACCCAATCCGCGTTCTGCGCGACAACGTGGTTATCTATGAAGGCGAGCTGGAATCCCTGCGCCGCTTCAAAGATGACGTTAACGAAGTCCGTAACGGCATGGAATGTGGTATCGGCGTTAAGAACTACAACGACGTGCGCGTCGGCGACATGATCGAAGTCTTCGAAATCATCGAGATCCAACGTACCATCGCTTAA
- the rbfA gene encoding 30S ribosome-binding factor RbfA, producing the protein MAKEFSRGQRVAQEMQKEIAIILQREVKDPRIGMATVSGVEVSRDLAYAKVYVTFLNVLTENADPELVPNGIKALQDASGYIRTLLGKAMRLRVVPELTFAYDNSLVEGMRMSNLVTNVVKNDAERRSASGDDEEA; encoded by the coding sequence ATGGCAAAAGAATTCAGCCGCGGTCAGCGCGTGGCACAAGAGATGCAAAAAGAGATTGCTATCATTCTGCAGCGTGAAGTCAAAGATCCGCGTATCGGCATGGCTACCGTTTCTGGTGTAGAAGTTTCTCGTGATTTGGCCTACGCCAAAGTTTATGTCACCTTCCTGAACGTGTTGACCGAAAACGCCGATCCGGAACTGGTGCCAAACGGTATCAAAGCGCTGCAAGACGCTTCTGGCTACATCCGTACGTTGCTGGGCAAAGCCATGCGCCTGCGTGTAGTTCCTGAGCTGACCTTCGCTTACGACAACTCCCTGGTTGAAGGCATGCGCATGTCCAACCTGGTGACCAACGTAGTGAAGAACGACGCCGAACGCCGTTCCGCATCAGGCGATGACGAGGAGGCTTAA
- the truB gene encoding tRNA pseudouridine(55) synthase TruB has protein sequence MSRPRRRGRDIHGVLLLDKPQGLSSNDALQKVKRLYNANRAGHTGALDPLATGMLPICLGEATKFSQFLLDSDKRYRVIARLGQRTDTSDADGQIVQERPVNFTQAQLDVALDSFRGDIKQVPSMYSALKYQGKKLYEYARQGIEVPREARSITVYDLQFIRWEGDELELEIHCSKGTYIRTITDDLGELLGCGAHVIYLRRLQVATYPTERMVTLEQLNELLEQAQVQEIAPAELLDPLLMPMDSPVENYPEVNLLPVVAGYVKQGQPVQVAGAPTSGMVRITEGEERKFIGVGDIADDGRVAPRRLVVEYFD, from the coding sequence ATGAGTCGCCCTCGTCGCCGCGGCCGTGATATCCACGGCGTCCTGTTGCTGGACAAACCGCAGGGCCTGTCGTCTAACGACGCCCTGCAAAAAGTAAAGCGCCTCTATAACGCCAACCGTGCGGGCCACACTGGCGCGCTCGACCCGCTGGCGACCGGCATGCTGCCGATTTGCCTCGGAGAGGCGACCAAGTTTTCCCAATTTCTGCTCGACTCCGACAAACGCTATCGCGTCATTGCCCGACTGGGTCAGCGCACCGATACCTCGGACGCCGACGGTCAGATCGTGCAGGAACGTCCGGTGAACTTCACCCAGGCGCAGCTCGATGTGGCGCTGGACAGCTTCCGCGGCGATATCAAGCAGGTGCCTTCGATGTATTCGGCGCTGAAGTACCAGGGCAAGAAACTCTATGAGTATGCTCGTCAGGGTATCGAAGTCCCACGTGAAGCACGCAGCATTACCGTTTACGACCTGCAGTTTATCCGCTGGGAAGGGGACGAGCTGGAGCTGGAAATTCACTGTTCGAAAGGCACCTACATCCGCACCATTACCGACGACCTCGGTGAGCTGCTCGGGTGTGGCGCACACGTGATCTACCTGCGTCGCCTGCAGGTGGCGACCTATCCGACCGAACGTATGGTCACATTGGAACAGCTGAACGAATTGCTGGAGCAGGCACAGGTGCAGGAAATCGCGCCGGCCGAGCTGCTCGATCCGCTGCTGATGCCGATGGACAGTCCGGTGGAGAACTACCCGGAAGTGAATTTGCTGCCGGTGGTTGCCGGATATGTCAAGCAGGGGCAGCCCGTACAGGTTGCCGGTGCACCGACTTCGGGCATGGTGCGTATCACCGAAGGTGAAGAGCGTAAATTTATCGGCGTGGGCGATATTGCCGATGACGGTCGTGTGGCACCGCGCCGCCTGGTAGTCGAATATTTCGACTGA
- the rpsO gene encoding 30S ribosomal protein S15, whose translation MSLSVEAKAKIVADFGRGTNDSGSSEVQVALLTAQINHLQGHFSEHKKDHHSRRGLLRMVSQRRKLLDYLKRKDVARYTSLIERLGLRR comes from the coding sequence ATGTCTCTAAGTGTTGAAGCTAAAGCTAAAATCGTAGCTGATTTCGGTCGTGGTACTAACGACAGCGGTTCTTCCGAAGTTCAGGTTGCCCTGTTGACTGCGCAGATCAACCATCTGCAAGGCCACTTCTCAGAGCACAAAAAAGATCACCACAGCCGTCGTGGTCTGCTGCGTATGGTTTCTCAGCGTCGTAAGCTGCTGGACTACCTGAAGCGTAAAGATGTAGCACGTTACACCAGCCTGATCGAGCGTCTGGGTCTGCGTCGCTAA